Proteins found in one Methanospirillum hungatei JF-1 genomic segment:
- the cyaB gene encoding class IV adenylate cyclase, translated as MLEIEIKVKVPHIDEIKKRILTIGGKHSETVVEEDLYYNAPHRDFAQTDEALRVRSAGGKTILTYKGPKNTLMGSKIREECNVQLDNAGAFDTILKNLGFKPVAHVRKLREYYTYQDFSIALDNVDHLGEFVEIELITENNAEKAAKRVDELAETLGVVGERISISYLELLLSTQ; from the coding sequence ATGCTTGAGATTGAAATAAAAGTCAAAGTCCCTCATATTGACGAGATAAAAAAACGTATTCTTACTATCGGGGGAAAACATTCAGAAACCGTAGTTGAAGAAGACCTCTATTACAATGCCCCCCACCGTGATTTTGCACAGACCGATGAGGCCCTTCGGGTACGAAGTGCCGGCGGTAAAACCATCCTGACATATAAAGGTCCGAAAAACACGTTGATGGGATCGAAGATAAGAGAAGAATGTAATGTCCAGCTCGATAATGCAGGAGCTTTTGATACAATACTTAAAAATCTCGGATTCAAACCAGTAGCTCATGTACGTAAATTGCGTGAATATTATACCTATCAGGATTTTTCAATAGCCCTGGACAACGTGGATCACCTGGGCGAATTTGTGGAAATTGAACTGATAACTGAAAATAATGCAGAGAAAGCTGCAAAAAGAGTAGATGAACTGGCAGAAACTTTAGGAGTGGTTGGAGAACGTATCAGCATCTCCTACCTTGAACTCCTTCTTTCTACACAGTAA
- a CDS encoding metallophosphoesterase family protein, with protein sequence MLKALLLADLHGEYGMLESFMELAPDVVFIAGDITNMGTAKDVETCFSRIDVPSFSVPGNCDPKEVIDALEQSNSVNLHGSCMNLGRISLVGIGGSNPTPFGTPFEMTDKQIDDLMKVSMERMQKSIHNVLLSHAPPQGFLDEIGGNHVGSATVLKYMDRFDLICCAHVHEQRGIVEEGGIKVVNPGPAAMGNCAMIHFGEEAKDIEVKLLTV encoded by the coding sequence ATGTTGAAAGCGCTCCTGCTTGCAGATCTGCACGGAGAATACGGGATGCTTGAATCCTTCATGGAACTGGCGCCCGATGTTGTCTTCATCGCAGGGGATATCACCAATATGGGAACTGCAAAGGATGTTGAGACCTGTTTTTCCCGGATCGATGTCCCGAGTTTTTCGGTTCCCGGAAATTGTGATCCTAAAGAGGTTATTGATGCTCTTGAACAGAGTAACAGTGTCAACCTCCATGGTTCATGTATGAACCTGGGCCGGATATCTCTGGTTGGGATTGGTGGATCCAACCCCACGCCATTTGGAACTCCGTTTGAAATGACCGATAAGCAGATCGATGATCTGATGAAGGTATCAATGGAGCGGATGCAGAAGAGTATTCATAATGTCCTGCTGAGCCATGCTCCCCCACAGGGATTCCTGGATGAGATCGGTGGAAACCATGTTGGAAGTGCGACTGTTCTGAAATACATGGATCGGTTTGATCTTATCTGCTGTGCCCATGTCCACGAGCAGCGTGGGATTGTTGAAGAAGGTGGCATTAAAGTGGTCAATCCTGGTCCGGCTGCCATGGGCAACTGTGCCATGATACACTTTGGTGAAGAAGCAAAAGACATTGAAGTGAAATTACTTACTGTGTAG
- a CDS encoding type II secretion system F family protein — protein sequence MIPAWVVNRLVYKNPEKYHDLHIDLIGIRSGLTLEQFLNRAVLVGIGTGIFLGLLGFITGFALFSLDLGLKPELYNVLNISYDPDTGDLPIIIIVQILLGVILFLIGSFIGYWAYTVLPSLTKKSRETKITIGLPNAVSYMYAMRKGGAEIITILRSLSEMSAIYGEVSLEFRQAVRDADFFGYDIINALKHVSETTPSRKLRDFLQDLISTVESGGNLAQFLQDRVFILQEEAKFEQKQFLQFLGLVAEIYVTIFIAGPLFLIVILVVMGMMGSSAILELSLIGYAVLPIGAAIFILMIDTISIKDENVVRYVSAKWLNQYSDVRISEGGNEEHLFAALARFEKIKPLKRWLANPVQGFVQHPELSFYFSIPIALAYVIYIFLTIPVGTLEDNINYIDDQLMIALLITLIPFAIFYTRWNQKIRSLESMIPDFLDRMAGINEVGITLTQSIAVIARANMGVLGYEISRIHRDIEWGANFSDALIRFEHRVRTALIARTVTLITRAATMSSSISSLLRIAANDARMSENLRRDRFSEMFIYTAIVYLSFFVFIFVIGVITTQFLTVLAEQSKEGLAMAGPLSNLGSTSLITMDRLLYHICLIQGLCSGLMAGLMGESSIKAGVKHSCILIIGALAAFNFMF from the coding sequence ATGATTCCTGCATGGGTTGTAAACCGGCTGGTATACAAAAATCCGGAGAAATATCATGATTTGCATATCGATTTAATTGGTATCAGGTCCGGACTTACCCTTGAACAGTTCTTAAACAGGGCTGTACTCGTAGGAATAGGAACAGGTATTTTTTTAGGACTTCTGGGTTTTATTACAGGCTTCGCATTATTTTCTCTGGATCTTGGATTAAAGCCTGAATTATATAATGTCCTGAACATTTCATATGATCCTGATACCGGAGACCTCCCAATCATTATTATCGTTCAGATTTTGCTTGGAGTCATCCTGTTCCTCATCGGTAGTTTTATCGGCTATTGGGCATACACCGTGTTACCTTCCCTGACAAAGAAATCACGGGAGACAAAAATTACTATTGGCCTTCCCAATGCCGTCTCGTACATGTATGCGATGAGAAAGGGAGGCGCAGAAATAATTACCATATTGCGCTCCCTCTCAGAGATGTCTGCCATATATGGGGAAGTATCTTTGGAGTTCAGACAGGCAGTCAGAGATGCTGATTTCTTCGGTTATGATATCATTAATGCCTTAAAGCATGTAAGTGAAACCACCCCGAGCAGAAAACTCAGGGATTTTTTGCAGGATCTTATCTCTACGGTTGAGAGTGGAGGAAATCTTGCTCAGTTCCTTCAGGACCGGGTTTTTATTCTTCAGGAAGAAGCGAAGTTTGAACAGAAACAGTTTCTCCAGTTCCTGGGGCTCGTGGCCGAGATATATGTTACCATATTCATTGCCGGACCACTCTTTCTCATCGTAATTCTTGTAGTCATGGGGATGATGGGATCATCAGCTATCCTTGAATTATCACTTATCGGGTATGCCGTACTTCCCATCGGAGCTGCCATTTTTATACTGATGATTGATACCATATCAATAAAAGATGAGAATGTTGTCAGATATGTGAGTGCGAAATGGCTGAATCAGTACTCTGATGTCAGGATTTCCGAGGGAGGAAATGAAGAACATCTCTTTGCCGCCCTGGCACGGTTTGAAAAGATAAAACCTTTAAAAAGATGGTTGGCAAACCCGGTCCAGGGATTTGTTCAGCATCCGGAACTATCATTTTATTTTAGTATCCCCATAGCTCTGGCCTATGTTATCTATATCTTTCTAACCATTCCGGTCGGGACACTTGAGGACAACATCAATTATATTGATGATCAACTGATGATTGCCCTTTTGATAACTCTCATTCCGTTTGCAATTTTTTATACCAGATGGAACCAGAAGATCCGATCTCTTGAGTCGATGATTCCGGATTTTCTTGACAGGATGGCAGGGATTAATGAAGTCGGGATTACCCTTACCCAGTCAATTGCGGTTATTGCACGGGCAAATATGGGAGTTCTCGGGTATGAGATCAGCCGGATACACCGTGATATTGAGTGGGGGGCAAATTTTTCAGATGCACTAATCCGGTTTGAACACCGGGTGAGAACGGCATTGATTGCACGTACCGTCACCCTTATTACCCGGGCAGCAACCATGAGCAGCTCAATATCCTCACTCCTTCGTATTGCAGCAAATGATGCACGTATGTCAGAAAATCTGAGGCGTGATCGTTTCTCGGAGATGTTTATCTATACCGCAATTGTGTATCTGTCATTCTTTGTTTTCATCTTTGTTATCGGAGTAATTACTACCCAGTTTCTCACCGTCCTTGCAGAACAGAGTAAGGAGGGGCTTGCCATGGCAGGGCCGCTATCAAACCTTGGATCAACATCACTTATTACCATGGATCGTCTGCTCTATCACATATGTTTGATCCAGGGACTGTGCTCAGGGCTGATGGCAGGACTGATGGGAGAATCCTCAATAAAGGCAGGCGTGAAACATAGTTGCATCCTTATCATCGGAGCACTTGCAGCCTTTAATTTCATGTTCTAA
- a CDS encoding TIGR04013 family B12-binding domain/radical SAM domain-containing protein, with protein sequence MRVCWRTIPSQRNSMACLYAACERAGYTLDFSCGPEKDVTLYSLNSITGPSLIPEINAADTITVIGGPHACARWDELVHIADYVVVGEGEYTVPRLLQSIESGTPVPPGVATASSFQPVDHTVFLDGNPSFSEYKGYIEISRGCPYGCTYCQTPRIFGNTIRHRSIGSIVRLAHSFHDIRFLSPNALAYGTDGLHPDPRHIRSLLHELAKIPDKDIFLGTFPGEIRPEFVSEEAVDLIARYCSNTRIHIGAQSGAESTLKRIRRGHTLSDVWRAIDHTTDAGFTPVVDIIVGFPDETDEELLATVSFCREVSKIGYVHAHRFFSLPGTPLEGRVSRDLIPEVVSALGSLALSGRLTGSWNNPEIRFFSKISK encoded by the coding sequence ATGCGTGTCTGCTGGAGAACGATTCCAAGTCAGCGGAACAGCATGGCGTGTTTGTATGCTGCCTGTGAGCGGGCAGGATACACGCTTGATTTTTCGTGCGGTCCTGAAAAGGATGTAACGCTGTATAGTTTGAACTCCATCACCGGTCCCTCTCTTATACCTGAAATAAACGCTGCCGATACTATTACTGTAATCGGCGGTCCCCATGCATGTGCACGTTGGGATGAACTAGTTCACATCGCCGATTATGTGGTAGTAGGAGAGGGCGAGTATACCGTACCACGATTATTACAAAGCATTGAGTCCGGAACCCCGGTACCACCCGGAGTTGCGACTGCTTCATCTTTCCAGCCTGTTGATCACACGGTTTTCCTCGATGGAAACCCAAGTTTTAGTGAATATAAAGGATATATTGAAATTTCCCGTGGCTGTCCGTATGGCTGCACCTATTGCCAGACTCCCCGGATTTTTGGAAATACCATACGCCACCGGAGTATTGGGTCTATCGTTCGGCTTGCGCACTCATTCCATGATATCAGGTTTTTAAGTCCGAATGCGCTTGCATATGGTACTGATGGTCTTCATCCTGATCCCCGGCATATCAGATCCTTACTACATGAGCTTGCAAAGATACCTGACAAAGATATCTTCCTTGGAACATTTCCCGGTGAGATAAGGCCTGAGTTTGTTTCGGAAGAGGCAGTGGATCTGATTGCCAGGTATTGTTCAAATACCCGGATTCATATTGGTGCCCAGTCGGGTGCAGAGAGTACTCTCAAAAGGATTCGCAGGGGACATACCCTGTCTGATGTCTGGAGGGCTATCGATCACACTACTGATGCAGGTTTTACTCCGGTTGTCGATATTATTGTGGGTTTTCCTGATGAAACTGACGAAGAACTGCTTGCCACCGTTTCATTCTGCCGGGAGGTCTCAAAGATCGGGTATGTTCATGCCCATCGCTTTTTTTCCCTTCCGGGAACGCCTCTTGAAGGCCGTGTATCCCGTGATCTGATCCCGGAGGTTGTATCCGCTCTTGGATCACTGGCATTATCTGGGAGATTGACTGGATCATGGAACAATCCTGAGATAAGATTTTTTAGCAAAATTTCCAAGTAA
- a CDS encoding peptidylprolyl isomerase — protein MSIQEGDFIRLNFTGYANGILFDTTEEQKAREAGVFEEGRDYTPKVVCAGKRQIILGLDEAIIGKEVGFEETLEVPPEKGFGEHEQELLRSYEKKVFKTKPERGMRVTIPDTGTGTVVNVIGNRVIVDFNHPLAGQTLTYTYRIEGIVESATEKIAGLIKLFSGYDMEVSLEDKTALIKLPPGIYYASRTWLNMKPYITNSIFDEIEGIEEIRYIERYKNSKNESED, from the coding sequence ATGTCAATACAAGAAGGCGACTTTATCCGGTTGAACTTTACCGGATATGCAAATGGTATTCTCTTTGACACAACCGAGGAACAGAAAGCCCGTGAGGCCGGAGTCTTTGAAGAAGGGCGGGACTATACTCCAAAGGTTGTGTGTGCAGGAAAACGTCAGATCATTCTGGGATTAGATGAAGCTATCATCGGAAAAGAGGTTGGTTTTGAAGAGACACTTGAGGTTCCTCCGGAAAAGGGGTTTGGTGAGCATGAACAGGAGCTCCTCCGTTCATATGAAAAGAAGGTTTTTAAAACCAAACCTGAACGGGGAATGCGGGTAACTATCCCTGATACTGGAACCGGTACGGTTGTAAATGTCATTGGAAATCGGGTTATCGTTGATTTTAACCATCCACTTGCCGGGCAAACCCTGACGTACACATATCGAATCGAAGGGATTGTTGAAAGCGCGACGGAAAAGATCGCCGGACTTATCAAGCTCTTTTCAGGATATGACATGGAAGTCAGTCTTGAGGATAAAACTGCACTCATCAAGCTGCCCCCTGGTATTTACTATGCGAGCAGGACCTGGCTGAATATGAAACCCTATATAACGAACTCAATCTTTGATGAGATCGAGGGTATTGAAGAGATCAGGTATATCGAGAGATATAAAAACTCAAAAAATGAGTCTGAAGACTGA
- a CDS encoding methyl-accepting chemotaxis protein produces MELSAEISSLKEKVRNGRFEVRISPSALTDGTGDLARLINEILDLYEQEIRKVTTESGVQLVEYKESLSYVSESLKSITEGMTSLAEGDLTKTFSAPRDSKNPDLNQSVRELLDAYNKSRKSIQTLHTSISQIKRDIEEGKLGTHMDLSHHTGVYKEIATDIQTLIHSVKNPFDEAMRVCSRYAAYDFSARFEDTVQARGDWNEFKKSLNIIGDQVHDALMAINKQVMELSANVEQANASVQDVAHSSQQVARNSNAVSENTEQSDAGVRQVLRAMEDLSVTVGDVSQKAESVSRLAHEGTEMAREGSEFAKKAEQGMGLIISSAEEADQLIGDIQGEMKKINEIVRLITDIANQTNLLALNAAIEAARAGEMGRGFAVVAAEVKALALESRQSAEKITDMISNLQKQSQKAAGAVNGATVAVRDGNVLLSDTLAIFGKLANSVEEISMNIEQVASMNEEQAAAVEEITSSMHEVSAMLKDTAKEAVDSATATSESSASVEQLRVIIDQVAGIAEQISASMARFTL; encoded by the coding sequence ATGGAATTATCAGCAGAGATCTCTTCATTAAAAGAAAAAGTTCGGAATGGAAGATTTGAGGTCAGAATTTCTCCATCTGCCCTGACCGACGGAACCGGGGATCTCGCACGTCTGATAAATGAAATACTGGATCTCTATGAACAGGAGATCAGAAAAGTAACCACCGAGAGCGGAGTTCAGTTGGTAGAGTATAAAGAATCACTTTCCTATGTATCAGAATCTCTAAAGAGCATTACCGAAGGAATGACCTCGCTCGCTGAAGGCGATCTTACAAAAACCTTCAGTGCTCCTCGTGACAGTAAGAATCCTGATCTGAATCAGTCGGTCAGGGAGCTTCTGGATGCCTACAATAAATCCAGGAAGTCGATACAAACCCTGCATACCAGTATCTCACAAATAAAAAGGGATATTGAGGAAGGAAAGCTGGGTACTCACATGGATCTATCCCATCATACCGGTGTTTATAAAGAAATTGCCACAGATATTCAGACATTGATTCATTCGGTAAAAAACCCGTTCGACGAGGCTATGCGAGTCTGCTCACGGTATGCTGCATATGATTTTTCTGCCAGATTTGAGGATACTGTTCAGGCCAGGGGCGATTGGAACGAGTTTAAAAAATCTCTTAATATCATCGGTGATCAGGTTCATGATGCTCTGATGGCTATTAACAAGCAGGTTATGGAGTTATCGGCAAATGTTGAGCAGGCGAATGCGAGTGTTCAGGATGTTGCTCATAGCTCCCAGCAGGTAGCCCGAAATTCAAATGCCGTTTCTGAAAATACTGAGCAGAGTGATGCAGGAGTCAGGCAGGTCCTCAGGGCAATGGAGGATCTCTCGGTAACCGTAGGGGATGTCTCACAAAAAGCCGAATCTGTATCACGTCTTGCACATGAGGGGACCGAAATGGCACGGGAAGGTTCAGAATTTGCGAAAAAGGCAGAACAAGGCATGGGTCTTATTATATCCAGTGCAGAAGAAGCAGATCAGCTCATTGGAGACATCCAGGGTGAGATGAAAAAGATAAATGAGATCGTCCGGTTAATTACCGACATTGCCAATCAGACCAACCTTCTTGCCCTGAATGCAGCGATAGAAGCTGCTCGTGCTGGGGAAATGGGAAGGGGTTTTGCAGTTGTTGCCGCCGAAGTGAAAGCCCTTGCCTTGGAGTCCCGCCAGTCTGCTGAAAAGATAACTGATATGATAAGTAACCTTCAAAAACAGTCCCAGAAAGCAGCTGGTGCCGTGAATGGGGCAACGGTTGCAGTTCGCGACGGAAATGTACTTCTATCCGATACCCTGGCAATTTTTGGGAAACTGGCCAATTCGGTTGAGGAGATATCAATGAATATTGAGCAGGTTGCAAGTATGAATGAAGAGCAGGCTGCAGCTGTTGAAGAGATCACCAGTAGTATGCATGAAGTATCTGCCATGCTGAAAGATACTGCAAAGGAGGCTGTTGATTCAGCAACAGCGACAAGTGAATCGTCTGCATCAGTCGAACAATTACGGGTAATCATTGATCAGGTTGCAGGTATTGCCGAACAGATATCTGCATCCATGGCACGATTTACTCTCTGA
- a CDS encoding peptidylprolyl isomerase, giving the protein MYRMAEPVRVKMTTSMGDILIELYEDKPITAGNFKKLVEKGFYDGIIFHRVIDGFMIQAGCPEGKGTGGPGYTIKDEFGKNNRNDRGTLSMANCGPNTGGSQFFINVVNNNYLDPKHPVFGKVIEGMDIVDAISKVKRDRFDRPKEDVVILKAVIV; this is encoded by the coding sequence ATGTACCGTATGGCAGAGCCAGTACGGGTGAAAATGACAACATCCATGGGAGATATTCTCATCGAACTCTATGAAGATAAACCCATTACCGCAGGAAATTTCAAAAAACTCGTCGAAAAAGGATTTTATGATGGGATCATCTTTCACCGTGTGATTGACGGATTCATGATCCAGGCAGGATGTCCAGAAGGGAAAGGAACCGGAGGCCCTGGCTACACTATCAAAGATGAGTTTGGGAAGAACAACCGGAATGATCGCGGCACCCTCTCTATGGCAAACTGTGGCCCGAACACCGGCGGCAGTCAGTTCTTCATTAATGTTGTCAACAATAACTACCTTGATCCAAAACACCCGGTATTCGGAAAGGTAATTGAAGGCATGGACATTGTTGATGCAATATCAAAAGTAAAAAGAGACAGGTTTGACAGACCAAAAGAAGATGTTGTCATCCTGAAAGCAGTTATTGTCTGA
- a CDS encoding KaiC domain-containing protein, with protein MRIPLMSIPRFGFGIKGLDEMLSGGLIEGTVSSIIGAYGTGKTNFAQYYIWQGLIQGQSALYITLEERTSRILGYMENKGWDVSQYLDSTFTIVNLDPSDFNLAINSVKNELPTLIKKTGAHRVVIDPVSLFEDLFHDDATRRREMMRFLESLRDLNCTSLLISEADKTNTFASKYNLIEYLSDTVILLKYARGEDVNDVHLAIEVVKMRMSQHSREVKPFEIHQDSVTVYTEATVF; from the coding sequence ATGAGAATTCCGTTAATGAGTATTCCACGGTTCGGGTTTGGAATTAAGGGACTTGATGAGATGCTCTCCGGCGGTCTCATTGAAGGGACTGTTTCCTCAATTATTGGAGCATATGGTACTGGAAAAACCAATTTTGCACAGTATTATATTTGGCAGGGTCTGATACAGGGTCAGAGTGCATTATATATCACCCTTGAAGAAAGAACCTCCAGAATTCTTGGATATATGGAAAATAAGGGATGGGATGTCTCTCAATATTTGGATTCCACATTTACCATCGTAAATCTTGATCCATCGGATTTCAATCTTGCGATAAATAGCGTGAAAAACGAACTACCAACATTGATTAAAAAGACAGGTGCACACCGGGTGGTTATCGATCCGGTCTCCCTCTTTGAGGATCTCTTTCATGATGATGCAACACGAAGACGGGAAATGATGCGGTTTTTAGAGAGTCTTCGTGATCTGAACTGCACATCACTGCTTATCAGTGAGGCAGACAAAACCAACACATTTGCCAGTAAATATAATCTTATTGAATATCTGAGTGACACGGTCATTCTTTTAAAATATGCTCGAGGTGAAGATGTAAATGACGTGCATCTAGCGATTGAAGTTGTCAAGATGCGTATGTCACAGCATTCACGAGAGGTTAAACCATTTGAAATCCACCAGGATTCTGTGACGGTGTATACTGAAGCTACTGTGTTTTGA
- a CDS encoding RAD55 family ATPase, giving the protein MTGIKFEQHMPTGLSTLDPVFDGGIPPGSVVLLKGDIGSGKIEFAYSSMIHLSHLMNRESTDEKVLIPKDICYITVTKRKESILREISQSFHEDFLSHIDRIHFEDLSDIYFDTSLVPITWYSEYDDIIERMTARRKIHDNLLTTLSFTLDDVPNQSLVIIDSLTEIATQYIAAGKWPDLSAYLRGMQRVAKKWNTSFYLILTKGILSPYQEIEVADAMDAVIHFKWEESSSAKRQRVLYIEKFRGVMIHLEDRDLVKFAVKITPERGFEVSNIRVVI; this is encoded by the coding sequence ATGACAGGGATAAAATTCGAACAACATATGCCAACCGGATTATCAACCCTTGATCCGGTTTTTGATGGAGGTATTCCTCCTGGCTCTGTGGTACTTTTAAAAGGGGATATCGGTTCAGGAAAGATAGAGTTTGCATATAGTTCAATGATACACCTCTCTCACCTGATGAACCGTGAATCAACGGATGAGAAAGTGCTAATTCCCAAAGATATTTGTTATATCACCGTAACAAAGAGAAAAGAATCAATATTGCGTGAAATTTCACAATCATTTCATGAAGATTTCTTATCTCACATTGATAGGATTCACTTTGAAGATTTATCCGATATCTATTTTGACACCAGTCTTGTTCCTATCACTTGGTATTCCGAGTATGATGATATTATTGAACGAATGACAGCGCGCCGGAAGATCCATGACAACCTTCTGACCACCCTTTCCTTTACTCTTGACGATGTTCCCAATCAGAGTCTGGTAATAATTGATTCATTAACGGAGATTGCAACCCAGTATATTGCAGCAGGAAAATGGCCTGACCTCTCCGCATACCTCAGAGGAATGCAGCGTGTTGCCAAAAAATGGAATACCTCCTTTTATCTGATTCTGACGAAAGGCATACTCAGTCCGTACCAGGAGATTGAGGTTGCTGATGCCATGGATGCAGTAATTCATTTCAAATGGGAAGAATCATCGAGCGCAAAGCGTCAGCGTGTTTTATATATAGAGAAATTCAGGGGGGTGATGATCCATCTTGAGGATCGTGATCTTGTGAAATTTGCCGTAAAGATCACTCCTGAACGCGGATTCGAAGTCAGTAACATCAGGGTGGTTATATGA
- a CDS encoding type II/IV secretion system ATPase subunit, which yields MGESDTQNKKGQRENNRRSIKIKVPNISIGKSSTPPTHTEKPKKIIKKPEIKGLGIKKVPHIDLIKEQPQKEIEQPSGITRIKLPLLKREEEIVAVEKDLEGTFTTVKESPDKNFDRKLLKKLSLTHKKGFEEYDFDKHGSLLDIKLQYPYEARQEYWVEPGLAKVVIAHNVRSKLREYLLFEPELTPFEYELLERIHEDLRDVLILTDEELGIERKKLLISKVVDLIEYYGLKIEQNSLFKIEYYLLRNYLGWGRINALMIDPLIEDISCDGDNIPIFLFHRKEQNIKTNISFDTNSLISLAITLAQRSGKHISSANPIIDATMPDGSRLQLTFGTEVTSRGTSFTIRKFRETPFTPVDLMDLHTFNIDMLVYFWLSIENNMSLVFIGGTASGKTTSLNAVSLFIPPLAKVISIEDTREVTLFHDNWIASVTREIVAEGGGAHVDMFMLLKAAMRQRPEYILVGEVRGHEAQTLFQAMNTGHTTFSTMHAGSVDAAIHRLENEPLNVPRNMLQALNIMSIQKQIQIGPDRVRRCDEIVEIAGIDPATGNIMVNTVFEYDPVADDFTYTGRSQVLGDIAAFHGWGPDKLIEEMNRRKMVLQSVKDQNIRDYVSFTKVIQAYYIDKQNVIEHLDDLASLVA from the coding sequence ATGGGGGAATCAGATACACAAAATAAAAAGGGACAGCGGGAAAATAACCGTCGCTCTATAAAAATAAAAGTACCGAATATTAGTATCGGCAAAAGCAGCACTCCCCCCACCCATACAGAGAAGCCAAAAAAAATCATTAAGAAACCAGAAATAAAAGGACTTGGAATAAAAAAAGTCCCCCATATCGACCTGATAAAAGAGCAACCTCAAAAAGAGATCGAGCAGCCTTCTGGAATAACCCGGATAAAATTACCATTATTAAAACGGGAAGAAGAGATCGTTGCTGTTGAAAAAGATCTGGAAGGGACATTTACTACCGTAAAGGAGAGTCCGGATAAGAATTTTGATAGAAAACTCCTGAAAAAATTAAGTCTGACTCATAAAAAAGGATTCGAGGAGTATGATTTTGATAAACACGGCAGCCTTCTTGATATAAAATTACAGTATCCCTATGAAGCAAGGCAGGAATACTGGGTGGAGCCTGGCCTCGCTAAGGTGGTTATTGCACATAATGTTCGATCCAAGCTGAGAGAGTATCTTTTATTTGAACCCGAACTTACCCCCTTTGAATATGAACTTCTTGAACGAATCCATGAGGATCTCAGAGATGTACTCATTCTCACCGATGAGGAACTGGGAATTGAACGAAAGAAACTTCTTATCTCAAAAGTTGTCGATCTGATCGAATATTACGGGTTGAAAATAGAACAGAATTCACTATTTAAAATTGAATATTATCTTCTTCGTAACTACCTGGGTTGGGGCCGTATTAATGCCCTTATGATCGATCCCCTGATTGAAGATATCTCTTGTGACGGGGATAATATACCGATCTTTCTGTTCCACAGAAAAGAGCAGAATATTAAAACCAACATCTCATTTGATACCAATTCATTAATATCTCTCGCTATTACCCTTGCCCAGCGATCAGGAAAACATATCTCATCCGCGAATCCGATCATCGATGCGACGATGCCGGACGGTTCACGTCTTCAGCTTACCTTCGGGACAGAAGTAACATCCCGTGGGACATCATTTACGATACGGAAATTCCGTGAAACACCCTTCACCCCGGTTGACCTCATGGATCTTCATACGTTCAATATTGATATGCTGGTGTACTTCTGGCTTTCAATTGAGAACAACATGAGTCTGGTATTTATAGGCGGAACCGCATCTGGGAAAACGACATCACTTAATGCCGTTTCTCTTTTTATACCCCCGCTTGCCAAGGTCATCTCTATTGAAGATACCAGAGAAGTAACTCTGTTTCATGATAACTGGATCGCCAGTGTGACAAGGGAGATTGTTGCCGAAGGTGGTGGAGCCCATGTTGACATGTTCATGCTCCTGAAGGCTGCAATGCGTCAGCGGCCTGAGTATATCCTGGTCGGTGAAGTCAGAGGTCATGAAGCCCAGACGTTATTCCAGGCGATGAACACCGGACATACCACTTTTTCTACTATGCATGCAGGAAGTGTTGATGCAGCAATACATCGTCTGGAAAACGAACCTCTGAATGTTCCACGAAACATGCTTCAGGCACTTAATATCATGAGTATTCAGAAACAGATCCAGATCGGTCCTGACCGGGTTCGCCGGTGTGATGAGATCGTGGAGATTGCCGGCATTGATCCCGCCACCGGAAATATCATGGTCAATACCGTATTTGAGTACGATCCAGTCGCCGATGATTTTACCTATACCGGCAGATCACAGGTTCTGGGTGATATTGCAGCATTTCATGGATGGGGGCCTGATAAACTTATTGAAGAGATGAACCGAAGAAAAATGGTCCTGCAATCGGTAAAAGATCAAAATATCAGGGACTATGTCAGTTTTACGAAGGTTATCCAGGCGTACTACATTGATAAACAAAATGTTATAGAACATCTCGATGATCTTGCATCGCTGGTAGCATGA